One Ailuropoda melanoleuca isolate Jingjing chromosome 14, ASM200744v2, whole genome shotgun sequence DNA segment encodes these proteins:
- the TMEM191C gene encoding transmembrane protein 191C isoform X1 — protein MAETQELLLQLQKDNRDGRVRKLELEKMVRGLEAESESLTGRLQDLRERERSLQRKRNQVARSPRREAREAARERAERARGLLEAAEQHRQDLEQHNRQLQEQWEELSSQLFYYGGEQLSRQRSEQQLGTQLMALQKQLELVEAKHAEQAERLRQGAQRTEEAWASFQEQSGVLQELQGKVMEAAAALDASRGGPELRCDSQPRGVQDCAGSLMEEVAKADCERRLFSGTGRAGIRLWALGALQTLLLLPLGFLALPLLYLMLMNPSALPRGLLRLGSDTAFRRLRYTLSPLLQLRARGLLPA, from the exons ATGGCCGAGACGCAGGAACTGCTCCTGCAGCTGCAGAAGGACAACCGCGACGGGCGAGTGAGgaagctggagctggagaagATGGTGCGCGGGCTCGAGGCCGAGAGCGAGAGCCTCACCGGGCGACTGCAGGACCTGCGCGAGCGCGAGCGCAG CCTGCAGCGGAAGCGAAACCAGGTGGCGCGGAGCCCGCGCAGGGAGGCGCGCGAGGCGGCGCGGGAGCGCGCGGAGCGAGCGCGCGGGCTGCTGGAAGCGGCTGAGCAGCACCGGCAGGACTTG GAGCAACACAACCGGCAGCTGCAGGAGCAGTGGGAAGAGCTGTCGAGTCAG CTCTTCTACTACGGAGGGGAACAACTGAGTCGACAGCGCTCAGAGCAGCAACTCGGGACGCAACTGATGGCGTTGCAG AAACAACTGGAGCTGGTGGAGGCCAAGCACGCCGAGCAGGCGGAGCGCCTGCGGCAG GGAGCGCAGCGGACGGAGGAGGCCTGGGCCAGCTTTCAGGAGCAGAGCGGAGTCCTGCAG GAGCTGCAGGGAAAGGTGATGGAGGCGGCTGCTGCGCTGGACGCCTCGCGGGGCGGCCCGGAACT CAGGTGCGACTCCCAGCCTCGTGGTGTGCAGGACTGCGCGGGCTCGCTCATGGAGGAGGTGGCCAAGGCCGACTGC GAGAGGCGGCTTTTCAGTGGCACCGGCAGGGCGGGCATCAG GCTGTGGGCTCTGGGCGCGCTGCAGACGCTGCTGTTGCTCCCGCTCGGCTTCCTGGCGCTGCCGCTGCTCTACCTGATGCTAATGAACCCCTCCGCGCTCCCGCGGGGACTCCTGCGCTTGGGCTCGGACACCGCCTTCCGCCGCCTGCGCTACACGCTGTCCCCGCTGCTCCAGCTGCGCGCGCGCGGCCTGCTGCCCGCCTAG
- the TMEM191C gene encoding transmembrane protein 191C isoform X2 translates to MAETQELLLQLQKDNRDGRVRKLELEKMVRGLEAESESLTGRLQDLRERERSLQRKRNQVARSPRREAREAARERAERARGLLEAAEQHRQDLEQHNRQLQEQWEELSSQLFYYGGEQLSRQRSEQQLGTQLMALQKQLELVEAKHAEQAERLRQGAQRTEEAWASFQEQSGVLQELQGKVMEAAAALDASRGGPELCDSQPRGVQDCAGSLMEEVAKADCERRLFSGTGRAGIRLWALGALQTLLLLPLGFLALPLLYLMLMNPSALPRGLLRLGSDTAFRRLRYTLSPLLQLRARGLLPA, encoded by the exons ATGGCCGAGACGCAGGAACTGCTCCTGCAGCTGCAGAAGGACAACCGCGACGGGCGAGTGAGgaagctggagctggagaagATGGTGCGCGGGCTCGAGGCCGAGAGCGAGAGCCTCACCGGGCGACTGCAGGACCTGCGCGAGCGCGAGCGCAG CCTGCAGCGGAAGCGAAACCAGGTGGCGCGGAGCCCGCGCAGGGAGGCGCGCGAGGCGGCGCGGGAGCGCGCGGAGCGAGCGCGCGGGCTGCTGGAAGCGGCTGAGCAGCACCGGCAGGACTTG GAGCAACACAACCGGCAGCTGCAGGAGCAGTGGGAAGAGCTGTCGAGTCAG CTCTTCTACTACGGAGGGGAACAACTGAGTCGACAGCGCTCAGAGCAGCAACTCGGGACGCAACTGATGGCGTTGCAG AAACAACTGGAGCTGGTGGAGGCCAAGCACGCCGAGCAGGCGGAGCGCCTGCGGCAG GGAGCGCAGCGGACGGAGGAGGCCTGGGCCAGCTTTCAGGAGCAGAGCGGAGTCCTGCAG GAGCTGCAGGGAAAGGTGATGGAGGCGGCTGCTGCGCTGGACGCCTCGCGGGGCGGCCCGGAACT GTGCGACTCCCAGCCTCGTGGTGTGCAGGACTGCGCGGGCTCGCTCATGGAGGAGGTGGCCAAGGCCGACTGC GAGAGGCGGCTTTTCAGTGGCACCGGCAGGGCGGGCATCAG GCTGTGGGCTCTGGGCGCGCTGCAGACGCTGCTGTTGCTCCCGCTCGGCTTCCTGGCGCTGCCGCTGCTCTACCTGATGCTAATGAACCCCTCCGCGCTCCCGCGGGGACTCCTGCGCTTGGGCTCGGACACCGCCTTCCGCCGCCTGCGCTACACGCTGTCCCCGCTGCTCCAGCTGCGCGCGCGCGGCCTGCTGCCCGCCTAG
- the TMEM191C gene encoding transmembrane protein 191C isoform X3: protein MAETQELLLQLQKDNRDGRVRKLELEKMVRGLEAESESLTGRLQDLRERERSLQRKRNQVARSPRREAREAARERAERARGLLEAAEQHRQDLEQHNRQLQEQWEELSSQLFYYGGEQLSRQRSEQQLGTQLMALQKQLELVEAKHAEQAERLRQGAQRTEEAWASFQEQSGVLQELQGKVMEAAAALDASRGGPELRCDSQPRGVQDCAGSLMEEVAKADCVSAGPGGAGWSRDPPRTGATRSHRAPPPLEGPPPQRTRGYPDPHSEASSPLRLPPPP from the exons ATGGCCGAGACGCAGGAACTGCTCCTGCAGCTGCAGAAGGACAACCGCGACGGGCGAGTGAGgaagctggagctggagaagATGGTGCGCGGGCTCGAGGCCGAGAGCGAGAGCCTCACCGGGCGACTGCAGGACCTGCGCGAGCGCGAGCGCAG CCTGCAGCGGAAGCGAAACCAGGTGGCGCGGAGCCCGCGCAGGGAGGCGCGCGAGGCGGCGCGGGAGCGCGCGGAGCGAGCGCGCGGGCTGCTGGAAGCGGCTGAGCAGCACCGGCAGGACTTG GAGCAACACAACCGGCAGCTGCAGGAGCAGTGGGAAGAGCTGTCGAGTCAG CTCTTCTACTACGGAGGGGAACAACTGAGTCGACAGCGCTCAGAGCAGCAACTCGGGACGCAACTGATGGCGTTGCAG AAACAACTGGAGCTGGTGGAGGCCAAGCACGCCGAGCAGGCGGAGCGCCTGCGGCAG GGAGCGCAGCGGACGGAGGAGGCCTGGGCCAGCTTTCAGGAGCAGAGCGGAGTCCTGCAG GAGCTGCAGGGAAAGGTGATGGAGGCGGCTGCTGCGCTGGACGCCTCGCGGGGCGGCCCGGAACT CAGGTGCGACTCCCAGCCTCGTGGTGTGCAGGACTGCGCGGGCTCGCTCATGGAGGAGGTGGCCAAGGCCGACTGCGTGAGCGCGGGCCCGGGCGGGGCGGGCTGGAGTCGCGACCCGCCCCGCACCGGGGCCACCCGCAGCCACCGGGCCCCTCCTCCCCTTGAGGGCCCGCCCCCTCAACGGACCCGCGGCTACCCGGACCCGCACTCCGAGGCATCTAGCCCCTTAcgactccctccccctccatga